Below is a genomic region from Medicago truncatula cultivar Jemalong A17 chromosome 3, MtrunA17r5.0-ANR, whole genome shotgun sequence.
aaaaaaaaagtagaaaatatgTTCAATTCAATagttttactctttttttttcaaaaattttccattttcaaaatatcaagaCAACATTTATTGACtactgtttttttattcaattttttttatataggatAGTGGGCCttttatgataaaatcaatattatttttttaaaaggcaatattgtttttttgaatgGGATAAAATCAATAtagttaattattttcttaatagaGAGTGATTGACAACATAATGTGATACACAATGAATGAATCCAGATTCTCGACCAAAAACATGACATTGATTGTCTATATATAACTCCCTACACACTAAGAgatattttcatcaaacaaacaaaaaacaataaaatggaGAAGAAATCAATCCTCCTAGGTTTAGGTCTATTTTTATGTAGCATCACAATTCAAGTGAATTCTGAATACCATTCAGAAAGAAGCATACACAGTCTTCATCTCAAAGAGAAAGTAACACGTCTTCATTTTTACATCTTCGACATTCTTAGTGGAAACAAACCAACTGCAGTAGAAGTTGCACATCCAAACATCACTGTTGGACCAAAAGCAACCCCATTTGGCCATGTGTATGCAATCGATGATCCCTTAAGAGAGGGTCCAAATGAAAGTTCAAAATTGATTGGAAATGCACAAGGTCTTTATTTGTCTTCAAGTCAAAGTGAAAATTTAACGATTGTTATGTATGCTGATTTTGGTTTCACAACAGGAAAATTCAAAGGGAGTTCTATTAGTGTGTTTTCGAGAAATCCTGTGAGTGAACCAATTCGTGAATTGGCTGTTGTTGGTGGAAGAGGAAAATTTAGATTGGCTAGAGGATTTGCTCAAGTTAAGACACATTTCTTTGATTACAAAAATGGTGATGCCATTCTTGAGTATAATGTTACTCTGCTTCATTACTAGTGTGTGAGAAAATGATGTATGGAAATGTTCATCCATTTTTTTCTGTTTCAAATAAGGGCGattaatgttattattaattttatgataaGCGCCTACATATGTTGTATACGTTTGATAGTTATTTTCCGTCTTAAGGAGTTCAAGCTTCTTTAAATTGTCAGTCCTAGCCAAAATCACCCATCCCAGTCCCCGTTCTGTTTCTAGTGGTTAGCGAGTTCGTTGggtttttttcaatatatatctTGTTTGGTCAAAGACCTAGTCCTttgataacattttttatttctcatataTAGGCATAATATGATAATGCTGCCAATTTGTTGGTCAAGCATGTCTTAATACATGGATTATCCTTAAAATTCATATTGAATTAGATTGAAAAGGATCGTGACTTATATTCATTAGTTATGTATAGACCTCAACTATTCTAACTAATTGAGCAACTAATTCATTACCACTTCTAATTAATTAACCAACTAATTAAACAACAAGCTTATAGTTATAACTACTTCTAATTAACAAACTAATTGTAACTacgattcttataaacaatgttttaaaaaatttatcacaCTTGTTCTAAAGTATATTTTAAACTCATGTATacccttcatattttttaatgatgtttCTCAACATATTTAATATACTATAAAAATACTTTTCAAGCGTCAAAAAcgttgatttaaaattttaaaggacaaacatgagttaattttaaaacaagCACAAAAAATGTTAGACctaaaatgtttgaatgagaattgtttaaagaaatttttctaaaagacgaaaatttaaagaaaaattgtaaattttagaAGGAATAAAAAGAAGTAGATTTGAAGATAAACATGAAGTTTAAAAAACCTATTATAGCCTTAAAATTTATAACTAACACTGTAAATTTGTaacttaatataattaaaaaaaataaaaaatcaaaaaaattgacTAGTTAATTTCTCAAAGTTGTTTATTACATTTTGACGAGTTGACAAAGTCTTTGGTTTGGCCTTTCCTAACCATAAGACAAGCAGATAAGCACGTAAATTGACTGATGCTCCAATTTACCATTTGTTTCCTTCTGAAAACTTGGATACATCTTCCCATTCACGACCATACATTCGTACCTTTTGAGCTAATGTAATGTATATCATAGCTCCCCAAAAATACACTGCCACAAGTATGCACGGGATAGCCACAGTGACAATTCCAAATGTATAGCTTGGTGCTATAACCAGCATGGAAAACATATAACAGCCACAGAATAGAGCAAGTGGACATGTCACTATAACACTTATACGTCCTCTTGGCATTAATAAACACATCAtcaaaattgaaacataaaatgaaaatgtattAAGCGACCAAAACCCTAAGAAGTATGTATGCATTTTCATCATCACTAATTTCCCCCCACCAGCTGGAGGGTTAAGTGTTGCTTCATATGCACTTGTTGCGAAAAGAATAGCAACTACTAACAAAGCGTTTCTTGTGTCACTTGAAATTCTCCTTCTTAAACGAGTAACACAAATTGCTATTCTCTcgttaaatgtgatttttgatTGTAGCTCTTCGTGAAGCGGAGTAGGAGCAAGTGAAAAACCATGCAAAGCTCCTGCTTTGATCAACATGTCCTTCATTTCTGCACTATAAACTTGGCTCTGAATCTGCTCCACTATGTCCAATGCTGTTTGTTCATCTAAATTCTTGGCATTTATGTCTATATTGCTATCTATCAACAATCCAACTGCCTGCACAATATGAAATGACCATAgctgaattaattaatttttttaaataggagAAGCGAAAAATTATTAATACTTTGAAAATGTCAAACTCTAAGGCCAACATAATAgttgaattaattaatatattgaaacatagattgattttgattttcaataataaaaaaaaaaacatttgggtcaacaaaagttgatatatctaattcaaaattttaatcagatacatcaacttttattAACTCAAATGtctcttataaataaataagacagaggaaaatattagttttaaattGAGGTATGTAACCGCAATCGCTATAGAAGAACCTCTGGGCCACATTGCAGTTGCAGTTGCATCGGCcacatttttatgaaaaaagtagaaagaaaagagaaataggGATGTGTCTCATATACCTGTGGGAAGCTATTGAGAACTGACATGTGCAGGATTGTGTTGCCTGCTTCATCCTCCCAATTCAGAACCCGTTTTTCCTTGTGGTGAGAACGTCTGTGGCATGTCCTTCGAAGCCAACCAAGCAAGATCTCAAGAACATGAAACTGCTTATATTTCACAGCAATATGCAGAGCAGTCTCACTTCGAACTGTAACATCTTCAATACAACCTGGACAAACAAACAGGAATTTTACTACAAGATCAAAGTTTCCAGTTTGAGTAGCAATATGCAATGGAGTTAGACCCTCTCTCCCTTTGACTCGGACAAGGTCTTTATTAATATCTACAAAGCGACAAACCATTCTGTGATATTTGTTTTGTAAAGCAAGATGTATGGGACTGAGTCCATACTCGTTTAGTTTCCAAGCAAATGAAGGTTTTAGTCTCATAATCTCAGTGGCAAAACTTGTATGTCCAGAAGCTGCAGCAATATGCAAAGGAGTATCAACAAATGGTATTAAATTATAGCGTTCTAAGATGTAAGGATCGATTTGAATCAGTTTGAATAGCAAGTCTATATCTCCCATTTGTGCTGCTGCATTCAATGGGTCATTCATGATGccaacaaattatattaaaagaacGATATCAAGGTTACTTTGGTACAAGGAAAAATGCTGCAGAGTATATAGTTTTTTGCTAGTTTGTATGcataatgattatttttataatcttCTTTAACCTTGGAAGCATGCAAGGAGAATCATTCTCCTTCCTATCTTTTGGTGATCTACAAGGAAATTGGCTAAGAGACCATATTGTTTGTTGTTCTTCTAATTTGAAAGTCAATGTTTGACTGGACATGTTTTTTGCATTACAAGTCAAATTCAATCGCCCTTGGAATACGACATGTTGCTGTAGGAGGACTACTAAGTGGCAAGTtggtaaaagaaaaaagaaaaaagaatgttCTTTAGTTTGTTGGCTCCGGtcaatttttatgaaatggGAAACCTCGTATCAATTACCAATTCATGACACTAGTTGAAAGTAGGGACAATTATCCCAACCAACTCGAAAATAGTTCGAGATTCGATTTGCTAATTAATTCGTTAAACTTGATTCATGAACCAAATAAGTCAAACTTAAGTGCAAAATTAAACTCGataaataaatgagttgaacaTAAATTAAGTATAGTTCGATTCGTTTAATTCATGAATCAACTCGATAACGTTTCAACATAAACTTTGATAACCATATAACAtgtctttttaaaaatcattccGATATTCTTTTACATGAAGTGTTTAAATAACAAGATATGGTAGTGCTCTTTTTTAGATATTTCTTCTATACTATTATTGTTAAGTTCAAATCTGttagttttgaattttaaaaattgtttttgatgaAAGTTGTTAGGGTTGTAGTTATATACTACTTAATTTAGAGcctattaatatattttgaaaaaaaaaatataacttatatTATCGGGGAGTGAAGGAGGACTAATGGGGATGGTTGGTGCCGGTGGAATGAAAATAAGGAAATGTTGATGAGGTGGTGTTAGTGAAATGAAGATAAGGAAAAATTGTTGTATAGCCCTTTGTTATAtaaaagtcccacatcggtaACTTTGAAAGAAAATAGGATGGACACTAAGTTATATCACGAACAGCTCAGCCCGATTCATTTCCAACCCTAGATGAAAAAAATGAACTATATTCATCGACCTGCTTATCGGGGGGAAAAAATATTCTGACATTAATATTGTGGAAATAGTAAAGAACGATCTTTGGTTACATACACGTACTTTCAGATATTATTCACTCAAGAAATGGCATGGAGAAATATTCTCTTAACTATAGTAAAAAGGATATTCCATAGATAAATTGCCTCCTATCAGATTTACCCAAGAAACCAATAAAGCTAATTCTACTTTGATTTATTCTGACTGTAACGTTGTATTCCATGGACATCTATGATTCCGGGAGGGAAAACAGGATCGGTAGCAGCTCTAACAGCAACTTTAGCCACCGCAGTAACATTGACAGGAGGTGTCAATAAAGGCCCAACAAGTGGGATCTGGGTCAATGCTGTAGTATGTTGGAGAACCTACATCACACAAGTGAATTGCAGTCAAAAACAGAGGAAACAACACATTTCTTAAGCTGCTATTCAAGACAAGTAAAGCAATTTAATCATTAGTCCTCATTTAGTTAAAACCTGCTGCTATGCTAGGCATATATCAATGCAAACATAAATATACTACAAAATAGTCAGAACTTTGATCAGGGGAAGGAGGAATGCAACTCAATTTCAGGATTGACTGGTGAACTGTTCAGACAACCATAATTGAATGGGCGAACCCCTGTATGAACCAAAACTGATAATGAGGAATGCAAACAGGGAAAACCTTGCATTTCATCCCTCAAATTGgcttaacaaaattatttgcaCATCTGGACtgaaaaataaatgtatatttcaTACTAAAGAAGCAGATGAAATTACCATCTCTAACGGAGATCCAACTATGCCAAGAGGTATCTTCATACTCCCAACACTTCGAGTCCCATAAATAAACCCTGGCCTCAGAATTATTCCTGAAAAAGGCATGTAAAAGTCCAATCATATTCGAACATAATACCCCACACCATGAACTATCAGTAATTGGATTTCTgttagatgaaaagaaaaaaaaaaaaaaactttcttctACAATAAAACATTGCAAAATCCCACAGGAGAAAAATTGGAAACAATGAACAGTATTAACTGTTATCAAACATGATAGTAAGCATATGgccaaaagataaaatttaaacCAATTTCTGAAATCCAGAGGTTAAAGTAAAGTGGGAGATGAATAATTACCTCCGTAAGGAAATTTGGTCAGAAGCTCAGTTTCAGCAGCTCTCTACATCAATTAAGGCACAATATTTAATTCTtgagattaaaatgaaaatatctaAACATCGCTTgtacttaatttttatttttgtagaaatAGAAGCATCTGTACATGGCAAATGTTTCATCCCAGAGgaaaattaagaatataatgAACTATTTACTAAAGAAGTTAAGCATAATGGTAAAcagcaacaaaaagaaaacGAGTTAACCACAGAAATAAGTATATTTCTCTTCAGATGACCTGTTAGATAAAATGACTTGGTCCTAGCTCTAAATGTTAGAAACCCAGTCCATTTAGAAAAATGACCTTGTCATTGCGTGTTAAATCAATAAGAAAGGAAAGGGTGTTGCAGGAGAGATTATCAGAAAAAGCACAGTGAACATTAGAGTTATGTTAGAGAGGATCCAGAATGAGGACCAAGCATACCAAGTGGTTGGACTGGAGGTTGTTTAACAGGAAAGTTTATGTTCACTGTGGAGGCATGACTTATATAACTAAGACAAAATACTCAAacaaacattactttttttaaagaatcgaCAAAACCTTACAACATTGTTAATACTTAAGATTCCAAGGCAAGAAATCTCAATAGAAAAATTTCAGCAATTCACAAAAAGTTTTACAACAAAAATTTCCTGGctttttcttttcatgaatcAACAAATGCCTACAACATATTTAATACCTCAGATTCAGAGGCAAGGATTACATATAGAAAAATTTCAGCATTTTGCGTTTGCACATAGCTTTACTATAAAATTCTTCGGCAAATGGCAATTCATTCCACTAAATATCGCTACAATAAAGAGTTGGACATGTTACCTTTCCTTCATAATACCCCTGCAGCAAGTAATTTACTACACCAAAGTCAGCAGCAGAGATATAGATGAATCTTTTAACCCCTGTAAGACCAAAAGCAAATCATCCAACAATCAGTAGCATAGTACTCTAGAAGAGGAAGCAAAAACTGATGCACTGAGATCTGCATTGCTACAGAAATTCTTTTATGTAACAAGGCAGATAATTGTGGCAGCCAACTAAGAAATTTTCTCCCTCTCCCCACACTGACAGTACCTCCCTCCTTTCCTCATTACTCTTCTTACTCTTCCTTCAGTATTTTTATGTAACTGATAGTTTATTTCTTATAATCGGAACCTCTAATAGTTTCATTGTCCTGTGTCAATCATTACTGGTAGGACATATGGTTGTCTTGGTTCAGGGACACAAAGCACCGagttctttcatttttcttttctttctaaaaattaTCCAAATAAAATATGCCATATTTGTATTTCTATGGTTATTCCTACCTTGTACATGTATCTGGAGAAAGGCAGTTAGAAACCCATATGGGGTAAAACAAACTTTGTGATTGTTGCTGCTGCTAGCGCTCACAATTGAATAGCGGCATGGGTAAGGAGCgattacaacaacaatcaagccttatcccactaagtggggtcagctacatggatcaacttacgccataatgttctatcataaaccatgtTTGGACCCAACTCGTTGACCTTTAAATCTTCTCTAATAGTTTTTCAAGgccttcctctacctcttttgaTCTAACTAAtctccatctgatctactcttcGTACTACAGCCTCTACAgttcttctctctacatgcccaaaccacctaagcctattttctaccatcTGTTCTACTATACGCGCTACCCCAACactctctaatggtgtcattcaTAATCTTATCCCGCCTAGTTTTACCACTCATCCAACGCAAGtacgcaacatcctcatctctgctacacttGATTCTCATGTTGGTTCGCCGGTCTGACTGTTGTCTAATAAAATAACCCCCAAAAAATTGGCCCTTCTATTTGTGATTTGGCAACCATTATTGTGATCCTTTATAATTTTGAAGTAAAGAATTTTTAGTAAGCACgcttttttatcaaaaataccTGTACAGTACAAATCTGTTATTTGACTGCAACAAAGTGGATTAAACAGTTAACTACTATATGTTTGGGGATATTAATTCACTAAGCTCAGGTATTACTAATTgtacaacttttttttcaaatttgttttaagCCTAATAGCATAATTAGATCCATGTAGCTTATCCCATCTAGCAGGGAAAGTCCTGGCTGTTGCTGTTGTAAGCTTGAATGATAGATGAGTACATGTAATGCCCCAAAAAACAAACATGTACTGCGCCAAAACATAAGGAGGATAGGAACTGAAAAAGTAGATAGCAAATAAGAAATGTGCAAATTCCTCGTTTACCTTGCTCTGAAGCTGCTCTAATTGCATTGATGTTGGCAGTTCCATTAATTTTGTACATGGAAGAGTTGGAGCCAAAACCGCCAACACATGAGATCTGAGAAAAGAAACATGATTAGCTAAAAGGAAATACTATTtacaatgcaaaaaaaataaaatttaacataCTTCTGTCTTCTGCAGTAACAAAATTTGGATATATTAGATCAGTTAGTAACCCATGATTACTACAATTCTGATGAGTATCCAAGAGCATGGGGAACCCTCCCTTATACATAGCTATCAAGGGGAAAAAAACCAAGTCGCTTAAATAATCCATCAAACATAGATGTGGGATGTGGACACCCCGTAACACCCAACTACCTATCATAGTACCACGCCTGAGAGCCGACATTCCAGCGGCTGGCACTCTGACGCTTTACTCAGCCTTGCCGGTCAATCCCCTTAGGAAGTAGCCCTTTCCGAGCCACCGAAAACCAGCTTTGTGCCAATTGATAAGCATCCAAGGACTTGGGGAACCCTGCCTTAAAAGCTACCTATCAAGAGGGAAGAACCGAGCCACTTAAATACTCCATCGAACATGCCATACTACTCTGGGCAGCCCATAATACCCAAGTACCTATCAAATTctttcaacccaaaatcatctTGCATTCAATCACAAACACTTTCTTCTCAATTTCAATCTTTTAGCATCTTCTTTTAGTTCTTATCCTTCTTTCCCTCATCTTTAGACGACTTTCAACCAAATTTTACGATCATTCTCATAAATTTTATCCAAGTTCACTAGTTTTAGGGACCAGACTTCAACAAGCTTTACACACTGTAATGATGGTAACCTATTTTCACCCCAACCACTGCTATGTTACACATTCCTTTATAACAATAGAATGCCCCATTACccaaaagaacaaaataaaatggtAAAACCTGCTATCTTGATGCATTGACAGTGAATTATATTGTTATGGAAAGCTTTACCAAAGCACGGGAGATCCTTGCCAAAAATATTGGTTAAACCAAAAGTAACAGCTTCTAAATTGCAAAGGAAACataaaataaccaaaatcaCTTAAGCTACAGGCTTCCTATTTATTTCCTAAATATTGACCAGACATTTTAACAAGACAAGTGGAAACTTACAACAGCAGTGACCCCATTCAGAGCCTCTTTCAATGATTCAGTTGAAAGGAGATTCCCTAATCattggaaaataatttaaacataTTAGAGAATTCTGTGTCCCACAAAGACATTGTCTGAAAGGAAATGCAAGGGAAAAAACAAACCTTTATACCAGATGACATTTGTAGCCCAGGAGTCGTGCAGGGATGACTTGCCAGACCTGaaggtaataaaaaaaatgaatggcAAGGCAGATTAGTTTCATGAACAAAGtgctaaataatataataaatatgaaaaggaGTACATGACCTTCCGaaacaaaatgcaaaaaaaaaaaaaacaggccACTGATTTTAACTTTCCACAAGGCCACCGAcacatgtcattttctcaaataattACCGGTGTCAACGTGTAAGTGTATGGTGTCAGTGTTTGTATCTCTGTTAGTGCTTCATAGATTAAGAGTTACAAAACATAAAGCATTATGGACTGCTGGTGATCAACAACTAAGTGGGGCTGGCTACATGGATCAGATTACATTGTATGTAATGTTCTATCGTACACCTTATTTCGGTCCAACTCAATAATTTCCAACTCCTTCCTAATAGTTTCTAGTgctagtgataaaaaaaaaaaaaaaaaaaacagcataccTGCTAAGACTTGCAACAGACAAACCATGATTTAAGGCTTCTCTACAAACATGTGATCCAACAAATCCATTGCCTCCCAGCACAAGCAACTTCAACGACACTCAAAACACATATACATAATTTGTAAGTTAGTAAagccacacacacacacaccaacaacaacatccaaAAATGGACGCATGATTGTAGGATAGTACCTTCTCAGTTGGAGGTGGGGGCACAGTCTCAGCTTCTTCAACTTTAAAGGGCTCATCAATCTTGTTAGAATCCGTACAGAAACTTCTCCCGTTAATCGACACAGCCATTGCACTTCAaagtaagaaaataaaacacacGATTCAATCAACAATTcacaaatcacaaaaacaacaaacactATAACTTAGAATGTGTAacctaaccctaaccctaacaaTCATATATTGAAACGATACGATCATAGAACAAAAAACTGCAATGATGATttaaaaagggagaaaaaacaAACTTGAGTCTGGAAATGGAGGATGATGAGGAATGAATCAAGCGCGAGATGATTGTCTTCATTTGATTAGATGATGGATGATTCAATCGAATTCAGTGTTACCAAATTTTGTAAGCGAAGCTTTCAGAATCAATTTCTCGGTTAGAGACGAGTCTTTGTAATAACTTCAATGTGCAACGAGGGGAAAAAAGCATACACATGGCAACAATAGCTACTCACACCTCATTCACTCTATGTGGCTTTATTCCAACCTCATTTCTCATTACTCCCTGCGTCCCTCAATACTTGacatatttgaataaaaaaaatatttgtcttatAATACTTGATCTTTTCAGATTTTTAAGCAGAATTTGACAAATTTACcctttataaatactttttgtggtccccatgttaaagtttgtagtggaacaaagaaaataatcattacttaaaagtgaaaaagtttcaaaataatgacaagggcaattcagtaaaaatatcattttctttctttcatctctacacttttcttaatctgtgtgaaattGTCAAGTAGGTCAAGTATTGAAGGACGGAGGGAGAGTATTACATTCTTTTTCCCTTCTTTGTCCTCAAAGCTTAAACATTTTCCTCTTTTTAGTCAAAGAACATGTAAAATTCAAAAATGACTTTTATAAAGTAtagttaaaagtaaaataaaaaatatagttggAATTATGACCAAAATGTGAAAGTCATATGACTGCTTGTGGGATATGAAATGTGAATATTAAGAATTTACTTGTATTTTTGTGTCTCATTATTTGCTTTACACAcccctttcttttttcaaattttcccAAGCACCCTCCCTTACACACCCTCCAATTCTCCATACATTTTGCAACATTTTTGGAAAATAACATCTCAGACTAGTGTTGGATTTATCTATGTTTGCATatgaatattagatttgaagtttgaaaatcTATATGCAAATAGgcaaaaaggataaaattgaaatgaaaaaaaagataaaggacaaaattgaaatgaaaaaaaagataaaggactaaattgtatttgaaaattaagttaagggactaaaaatgtaattttgccaaaattaAATGATCATGGTCGCACGAATAATTTTCAACCGTGTGTGGACAAACTAAGTTTTAGGTTTGATTCGCCCTATCAATTTATGTCAATCGAATGCAAATGATTATATTGTTAAATTCTCTTCAAGGTactttgaaatatttttaagtGACTAGCATATGCACATGAAACGTATTGATACATGAtagtttattgaataaaattccATCAATTTACTCTCACAGTagagagaataaaaaatggCTTAGATATGATTTTGGTAGAAATTTAACTCGTAGttagaacattataaaaaaaaatctctattttCCACCTGCAAAAtctctatttataaaaatatagtgAAGAGAAATGACTCTTGAAATAATGAGACCATTAGGGTTGCAAAGTTTCACCTTATAGATGTATATAAATctcctgacaaaaaaaaaaaaactcggcATAAACTAGTGCTCTATCCACTTCTAATGctgatatttgttttttgaaagactTCTTATACCGATAATGGAGAGAATCTTTATCCTATATTTTGTGGAGTTTTGATGCCGTCATGccgatatattttttttttaaaacacagTTGTaaatatcttcttttttatttccttgAAGGATGTGTGCGTATACTATATGTTATAACCAAAAGCAATGTTATACATAGCTAATAATTAAATGAGTCCAACGGTAATCTTACACTCCAAATTTAAGACTGGCTATCTctaatacaaaaatttaatttgatcaatACATGAAAGAAACACGATTAATCAGTTGATCAAACTTTTGTGGTTGATTCTATTTGGTAGAAAATCACATGCATAAGATAAATTAGTTGATAACAAATGAACCTATAGAACATAAATTAGTTAATGATAATTTataggtgacaactagggtacccatggaagaatggtgggtaatttaccccaaccaatacacattaaccacataagcacatttttaagtggtatccatgaacaatcttgaccccaccaacaaatttctcattttcattggttgatgggtaaattacccaccatttttcaaaagtaatctagaaaaaacctaatTTATAGCATATTATTATGCTAGCAGATTGAATTTAAGTATTTACGATGATTAGCAGCTAAATGAATTGATAAGTATAAATTTAAATGCTACTTGAACTAccgcatgaaaaaaaaaatgataagttagtGAGATAATTGAGAAGTCTATgagaaaataataaagtaattaaTAAGTTAAactatttctttaaaaaaaaaagtttaactattaattacaacaattaaaatttcaactgtttttacaaaaagttcaacttattatttttttttttcaagtagtctagtggctagagctcacacagtttaattgtggagaagtggggtgtctggggttcgaaccccagcccctgcatataaaatgcaatatccctaccaactgagctaagctcacggggatagttcaacttattattttattagacaATATAAGCGTTACCAAGTAGCTATGTTTTCCTTTGGAAAATAAAAGTAGCTCTACCTTAATAATGTAAGGTTACCTTGTGGTTTGGCTTTGTgaaacaactttttatttttcagattaAATTAGTGTTCACTGTTGTCTATACTACCAATTGGTAATTGAGAGAGTATAATTAGGATAAATGACTGACGTTTAAGCCACTAAATAAATTTATCATATCATACTCTATATATGGATTTAGCTCTGGAATATCAAAGAGACTGTTTTTATTTGGAATCCCTTATATGATTATGCCGCTGTTCTTAGATTGGTAGTTTTGCTTGCGCATTCTGGCCAATTGGTTCAATTTGGCTTGCTATTGATGCTATGTGTCTGCCAGATTTGAGTTTGCTTAGTGGatttttcactttttccttTGGCTAATTATAGGGGTTTTTTCTAGTGGCCATCACCATGCCTTTCTATATTGGACAATTACGAACATGATCCAATAAAATGGtttaaaatgataaagataTTTAAGATGGATTAGACCATAACAATGATTGAATAgatattaatt
It encodes:
- the LOC11429934 gene encoding dirigent protein 15; its protein translation is MEKKSILLGLGLFLCSITIQVNSEYHSERSIHSLHLKEKVTRLHFYIFDILSGNKPTAVEVAHPNITVGPKATPFGHVYAIDDPLREGPNESSKLIGNAQGLYLSSSQSENLTIVMYADFGFTTGKFKGSSISVFSRNPVSEPIRELAVVGGRGKFRLARGFAQVKTHFFDYKNGDAILEYNVTLLHY
- the LOC11433504 gene encoding uncharacterized protein At1g32220, chloroplastic; translated protein: MKTIISRLIHSSSSSISRLNAMAVSINGRSFCTDSNKIDEPFKVEEAETVPPPPTEKLLVLGGNGFVGSHVCREALNHGLSVASLSRSGKSSLHDSWATNVIWYKGNLLSTESLKEALNGVTAVISCVGGFGSNSSMYKINGTANINAIRAASEQGVKRFIYISAADFGVVNYLLQGYYEGKRAAETELLTKFPYGGIILRPGFIYGTRSVGSMKIPLGIVGSPLEMVLQHTTALTQIPLVGPLLTPPVNVTAVAKVAVRAATDPVFPPGIIDVHGIQRYSQNKSK
- the LOC11433503 gene encoding ankyrin repeat-containing protein BDA1 encodes the protein MNDPLNAAAQMGDIDLLFKLIQIDPYILERYNLIPFVDTPLHIAAASGHTSFATEIMRLKPSFAWKLNEYGLSPIHLALQNKYHRMVCRFVDINKDLVRVKGREGLTPLHIATQTGNFDLVVKFLFVCPGCIEDVTVRSETALHIAVKYKQFHVLEILLGWLRRTCHRRSHHKEKRVLNWEDEAGNTILHMSVLNSFPQAVGLLIDSNIDINAKNLDEQTALDIVEQIQSQVYSAEMKDMLIKAGALHGFSLAPTPLHEELQSKITFNERIAICVTRLRRRISSDTRNALLVVAILFATSAYEATLNPPAGGGKLVMMKMHTYFLGFWSLNTFSFYVSILMMCLLMPRGRISVIVTCPLALFCGCYMFSMLVIAPSYTFGIVTVAIPCILVAVYFWGAMIYITLAQKVRMYGREWEDVSKFSEGNKW